The genome window CCAAGACCGGAGGTTCTGCAGCCGTGTCAATACCATACTGTCCTCCGGTCGGAGTTTCAAGTATGCGTATATCGCCATTGCTATCCACTAGGATGAGCTCATCTGTCGATAATCGCTCCATCTGTACAGGTCTCTCGGGGACAATGAAAAAATCGACTTCGAATCCACTCGCTTTGAATATCTGACTCACCCGATAACCAGAGGGAGTTTCAGAAGCGACCCAAATATGGTCTGGATCGATGTACATGAGCAGTGGTGACCATTCAGCATCTAATGAGACGGTGGCAGAAGCGAGTCCATCTTTGTTGAAATTTAAAATGGATGGTACTGAGGTAAGGACCCGCGATGAACGAGAATAAGGATCATTCTTCAACTCAATGATTTCATCTTGAGACCCGATAATGGAAGGAATCGACCAATTTTCTAGGCCAGAATCGGCATCGTAAGAGCTGAGCGAATTGTTTTCTTCATCAAGAATGACAATAGAATTCCATCGGTCATTACTGGTGGTGAGAATGCCATTTGAACCCGTGTAAAGGGTGAACAGAGTTCCATCTTCTCTCAATATCAAGGCCATTTCCTGACCTAATTGTTCTTGAGTGAAAAGGAGTCCTTGGTATTCGCGTGGGATCGCGGTGACCTGAACTTCTACATAGGCTCGCGTATCATTATTACCGTCCGAGGCAAACACTTCTACGAAATGTGGCCCGGTCTCTATATCTAAGTCCGTGACAGGTAAAGTCAGGGAGAAGTCCAAGGGATTGTTGATCGAAGTGACAGATATCCGTGGACCGGCCTGAACCAGGTCCTGATTCACGAGACCGAAATTGACAAATTCCAATTCTTTATCATCTTCCACCTCTCCTGCCACAGTGATCGTATCGGGCATGATGATGGCTATATCGGATTCTGGAGAGGTAATAACAATACGTGGTGGTACGTCATCCACATCTTCCTTGCAGGACACAAAGCCCAAGAGGAGGGTGACCCAGAAACCTAAAGCAGAAAGGAGCCGCATAGAATTCAAAGTTAGGTCAGCTGACAGCATCTACGCAGCACATTCCATCGATCGTTGAAAAGGATGTTGGACAGACGTTGAAATCCATTCTGTATTTTATCATCTTCAGAAAGTCAGCTTATCCTACTTTCACGATCCCGATGGAAGAACTGAAGACAAAGAAGAATATCGACCGCCTGAAACGTCCCTCATCATTTGGGAACGCGGCCATAGAAGGAGGCAAATTACCTCCTCAGGCTATCGAATTAGAAGAAGCAGTGCTCGGTGCGATCCTCATGGATTCCAAAGCACTGAACGATGTGATAGATGCCCTGCGTCCCGATGCCTTTTATGACCCTAGGCATCAGCAGATCTTCGAGGCCGTGACCAGATTGTTCAATGAGTCGAAACCTATCGATATTCTGACAGTCACTGAGAAAGTGCGAGAACTCGGACATCTTGAGGCTATTGGAGGTCCCTTCTACATCTCGCAGTTGACCAACAAGGTGGCATCTACAGCCAATGCAGAAGTTCATGCTAGGATCATCACTCAGAAATTCATTCTGAGGGAATTGATTCGAATCTCATCCGAGACGATTAAGGATGCGTACGATGAGACCACCGATGTCTTCGATCTCCTTGACCGCACAGAAAGCAAACTCTACACCGTCTCAGAAGGGAATCTGAAACGATCCTATGATGCGATGTCCTCATTGATGAAAGAGGCGATCTTACAGATCGAAGAGGTCATGAAGATGGAAGAAGGCGTAAGTGGAGTTCCATCAGGGTTCAAGGACTTGGATAAGGTCACCTCTGGTTGGCAACGATCGGATATGGTCGTGATCGCAGCCCGTCCAGGTATGGGTAAAACTGCATTTGTACTGTCCATGGCACGTAATACCGCAGTGGAGTTTCAACGACCAGTCGCCATATTCTCTCTTGAGATGTCATCTGTTCAGTTGGTCCAACGACTGATTGCCAGTGAGACCGAGATCTCTTCTGAGAAACTAAGAAAAGGTAGCTTGAGAGATGATGAATTTGCTCATCTCCATGCTCGCATTGGACGTCTATCCAAGGCTCCTATTTTCATCGATGATACCCCTGCCCTCTCTGTATTTGAACTGAGGGCAAAGTGCAGACGTCTCAAGCAACAGCATAATATTGAGATGATCATCATTGATTATCTCCAATTGATGACAGCGGGCGGAGATAAAGGAAACAGAGAGCAAGAAATTTCAACTATTTCACGCTCCATCAAGAGTATTGCCAAAGAATTGAATGTCCCAGTTATTGCACTTTCGCAATTGAATCGATCGGTGGAGACTAGAGGTGGTGATAAGAAACCCCAACTATCGGATCTCAGAGAATCAGGAGCAATCGAGCAGGATGCTGATCTGGTCTCGTTCATCTACCGTCCAGAGTACTATAACATACATGAGTACGAAGATGGTATGCCAACGAAGAATATCGGAGAGTTCATTATCGCCAAGCACAGGAACGGTGCCTTGGACACGATCAAGCTGAGATTCCAGAACGAGTTGGCGAAATTCAGCGATCTACAGGCATTCGACTTCCACGAGACCATCGACCCACTTTCCCCTGACATGGGATTCTCCGATGCTGGTCCAACCATCACTCTGCAGTCTAAAATGAATGATGATTGGAGCCCAGATGAATCCACCGATGCAGACGATCTAGACTTCTGAGGAAAAGAAGGTCGATACTTCGATCGAATTCCTTGCCATAGAGGAGCACATGGCCCTATTTTTGAAGTACCCACTCAAATTAGGTCCACGTCCATGAGATTGATTCTGATATCGTTCTGTTTTCTTTTTTCTTCTTGGTTATCAGCTGCTTATATACTCATCCCGATGGATGAGAGCCAGAAAAACCATCTCAAGGCCTATGGTATTGCCTTCTGGGTATTGCAGAATGATATCGAAGTTGAGTGGCTATTGAATTATCGGGGAGGCAGCTTCATGATAAAAAGCTATGCAGATATTGAAGAAGAATGCGTGATCAGAGGAGTCTCCTATAACATCTTGGCCGATGTCCAGGCTATGGAGATCATCAATCAAATTGCTGATCCTGAAGTCAACCAAGAAGTAGTCAAACTAGAAACAGCACCTGAGATCGCGGTCTATTCACCAAAAAGCAAACTCCCTTGGGATGATGCGGTCACACTGGTGATGACATACGCTGAAATCCCATATAAGGTCATCTATGACGAAGAGATAATCAAGGGAGAATTACCTAAATATGATTGGCTCCACTTGCATCATGAGGATTTTACAGGACAGTACGGAAAGTTCTACGCCAGTTATAGAAATGCGGCTTGGTACCAAGAACAGGTCAAAGAGATGGAATCCTTGGCCAATCGTTTAGGATTCACCAAAGTATCCGATCTCAAAAAGGCAGTGGTAAGCAATATCTCAGAATACACCGCTGGAGGAGGTTATCTCTTCACCATGTGTTCTGGAACGGATTCATATGATATTGCTCTTGCAGCATTGAATACAGATATCTGCGAGTCCATGTTCGATGGAGATCCAGCTGACCCTACTGCACAGTCCAAACTTCAGTATGACAACTGTTTCGGGTTTGAGAATTTCACCTTGGAAAAAAACCCCATGGTCTATGAGTTTTCGAGTATCGATGCCACTCGTGTCCAT of Flavobacteriales bacterium contains these proteins:
- the dnaB gene encoding replicative DNA helicase, whose translation is MEELKTKKNIDRLKRPSSFGNAAIEGGKLPPQAIELEEAVLGAILMDSKALNDVIDALRPDAFYDPRHQQIFEAVTRLFNESKPIDILTVTEKVRELGHLEAIGGPFYISQLTNKVASTANAEVHARIITQKFILRELIRISSETIKDAYDETTDVFDLLDRTESKLYTVSEGNLKRSYDAMSSLMKEAILQIEEVMKMEEGVSGVPSGFKDLDKVTSGWQRSDMVVIAARPGMGKTAFVLSMARNTAVEFQRPVAIFSLEMSSVQLVQRLIASETEISSEKLRKGSLRDDEFAHLHARIGRLSKAPIFIDDTPALSVFELRAKCRRLKQQHNIEMIIIDYLQLMTAGGDKGNREQEISTISRSIKSIAKELNVPVIALSQLNRSVETRGGDKKPQLSDLRESGAIEQDADLVSFIYRPEYYNIHEYEDGMPTKNIGEFIIAKHRNGALDTIKLRFQNELAKFSDLQAFDFHETIDPLSPDMGFSDAGPTITLQSKMNDDWSPDESTDADDLDF
- a CDS encoding asparagine synthetase B; protein product: MRLILISFCFLFSSWLSAAYILIPMDESQKNHLKAYGIAFWVLQNDIEVEWLLNYRGGSFMIKSYADIEEECVIRGVSYNILADVQAMEIINQIADPEVNQEVVKLETAPEIAVYSPKSKLPWDDAVTLVMTYAEIPYKVIYDEEIIKGELPKYDWLHLHHEDFTGQYGKFYASYRNAAWYQEQVKEMESLANRLGFTKVSDLKKAVVSNISEYTAGGGYLFTMCSGTDSYDIALAALNTDICESMFDGDPADPTAQSKLQYDNCFGFENFTLEKNPMVYEFSSIDATRVHTRIPQDKDFFLLFEFSAKWDVVPTMLTQNHEKVIKGFMGQTTSFHKDQIKSNVLVLGETHKHSTAKYIHGEYGLGQWTFYGGHDPEDYTHRVNDPPTDLNLFPNSPGYRLILNNILFPAARKKKQKT